In Legionella lytica, one genomic interval encodes:
- a CDS encoding DUF2089 domain-containing protein codes for MGKIISHCPSCESNQVEVVKMACSSCRMTFEGSFSIPKLLQLPEADLQFILDFVLSSGSLKEMAKLQSVSYPTLRNRLNNLIDSIHALENARQTSKEDILQQLEAGKITAKEATLLLINV; via the coding sequence ATGGGTAAAATTATTTCTCATTGTCCTTCTTGTGAGAGTAATCAGGTTGAAGTGGTAAAGATGGCTTGTTCTTCTTGTAGGATGACTTTTGAAGGCAGTTTTTCTATCCCTAAATTATTGCAATTACCGGAAGCTGATTTGCAATTTATTTTGGATTTCGTATTAAGTTCCGGCAGTTTAAAAGAAATGGCGAAGCTACAATCAGTTTCTTACCCAACGTTAAGAAACAGATTAAACAATTTAATTGACTCGATACACGCGCTAGAAAATGCACGACAAACCTCCAAAGAAGATATTTTGCAGCAACTGGAAGCAGGAAAAATTACCGCCAAAGAAGCAACGCTGCTGTTAATTAACGTATAA
- a CDS encoding ABC transporter ATP-binding protein/permease, whose translation MKNTTSTVPPALKHSMQFLLQFFFDPETKWNARILFAGLVLSVLTLTGLGLALGWWCFPSVYTAFIAKDTALLFTSALRTLLIASLMCCSSYSSSALKNKLFKEWGSWLTSRLTEQYNIHHLKIFRSYREKLDNPEQRIQEDAENVVQATLDLSVGLIENLSNFIMFTTLLAIAGGPISFSILGLNIVIPGFFIWVALLTGICSSVIGYFVSSSLQTATLEETKCRSNFRANLQQLTIFSEEIALEGGGEYFKAHLKKNIDEFYAKSIQRLSIQNRINTFNMFINTVQALVPFFAAAPLYYNDVITLDAFFSIGYYFSMVTRSLNWFINSFEKINRFQTSLSRITELQQVFDENNSTKGIMRIIKASNELEINDVKLTSPNDGQVIIKGLNLKFSAGIDTMLQARSGVGKSTLYKAIGGTWLSGEGEIIIPNSFDAIYFLPQTPTIPDDTLRNILAYPQAECMYSDAELMSVLKIVEMEHPAERLDERIQLNSPLSLGQKQRIALARVLLRKPDWVFLDEATASLDEKAEAMAYRCLKKNLPNITIISIAHRSTVKRYHNRVLFFNVDSEKDVQISEETCFEPIALIEPAGL comes from the coding sequence ATGAAAAACACAACTTCCACCGTACCACCTGCTCTGAAACACTCTATGCAATTTTTGTTGCAATTTTTCTTTGATCCAGAGACTAAATGGAACGCACGCATACTATTTGCGGGATTGGTCTTAAGCGTTTTGACTCTAACTGGCCTTGGATTGGCATTAGGATGGTGGTGTTTTCCCTCTGTATACACTGCATTTATTGCCAAAGATACGGCTCTGTTATTTACCAGTGCACTCAGAACCTTGTTAATCGCGAGCCTTATGTGTTGTAGTAGCTATTCGTCAAGCGCTCTTAAAAACAAACTATTCAAAGAATGGGGTTCCTGGCTAACCAGCAGATTGACCGAGCAATACAACATACATCATCTGAAAATTTTTAGAAGTTATAGAGAGAAATTGGATAACCCAGAGCAACGTATTCAAGAGGATGCTGAGAATGTTGTGCAAGCTACGCTGGATTTATCGGTAGGTTTAATTGAGAACCTGTCTAATTTCATCATGTTCACTACACTATTAGCGATAGCTGGAGGTCCTATTTCTTTCAGTATTTTGGGGCTTAATATAGTTATTCCAGGTTTTTTTATCTGGGTAGCTTTACTCACAGGGATTTGTTCTTCAGTAATCGGTTATTTTGTAAGCAGCTCGTTACAGACTGCTACCTTAGAAGAAACAAAATGCCGTTCTAATTTTAGGGCCAATTTACAACAGCTGACCATTTTTTCCGAAGAAATAGCATTGGAAGGTGGTGGTGAATACTTTAAAGCACATCTAAAAAAGAATATAGATGAGTTTTATGCTAAATCCATACAGCGATTATCAATTCAAAATAGGATCAATACGTTTAATATGTTTATTAATACGGTGCAGGCTCTGGTCCCTTTCTTTGCTGCTGCCCCTCTTTATTATAATGATGTCATTACTTTGGATGCATTTTTTTCTATAGGCTATTATTTTTCTATGGTTACCCGTTCGTTAAACTGGTTTATCAATTCATTCGAAAAGATAAATCGATTTCAAACCAGTCTTAGCCGAATTACTGAATTACAGCAGGTCTTTGATGAAAATAATTCTACAAAAGGGATTATGCGTATCATCAAAGCCAGTAATGAGCTGGAAATTAACGATGTAAAACTTACATCGCCGAATGATGGCCAAGTAATTATAAAAGGGCTTAATTTAAAATTTTCTGCAGGCATTGATACCATGCTGCAAGCGCGATCAGGGGTGGGGAAAAGTACTCTGTACAAAGCAATAGGAGGAACTTGGTTATCAGGTGAGGGAGAGATTATTATTCCTAATAGCTTTGATGCAATTTATTTTTTACCACAAACACCAACTATTCCTGATGATACGTTAAGAAATATACTTGCCTATCCTCAAGCAGAGTGTATGTACTCTGATGCGGAACTCATGTCGGTATTAAAGATAGTGGAAATGGAGCATCCTGCTGAACGACTCGATGAACGTATACAGCTTAACTCACCCCTTTCTTTGGGGCAAAAGCAGCGAATTGCATTAGCTCGTGTTCTACTAAGGAAACCAGACTGGGTATTCTTGGATGAGGCAACTGCGTCTTTAGATGAAAAGGCGGAAGCGATGGCCTATCGTTGCCTTAAGAAAAACCTACCCAATATAACCATTATCAGTATTGCCCATCGCTCTACGGTAAAACGCTATCATAATAGGGTACTATTTTTTAACGTAGATTCAGAGAAGGATGTACAAATAAGCGAGGAGACTTGTTTTGAGCCTATTGCTTTAATTGAGCCGGCTGGGTTGTAA
- a CDS encoding CC0125/CC1285 family lipoprotein, translating into MKKFIAIIPVLLLLVSCATGYHPMSLSGGFEDFRLSDDTYTVKFLGNEYTSRDQAYQYALRRSAEVTKMNGYRYFKIVDSASTVNKRTYQTPITETTTTDSTSDHHHHRRHNSTTRSTTTISGGEWVTVEIPTTFMKIKLYRSNVAGGMDAESVLSNFKK; encoded by the coding sequence ATGAAAAAATTTATCGCTATTATCCCTGTTTTATTACTACTTGTTAGTTGTGCTACAGGTTATCATCCAATGTCACTATCGGGAGGGTTTGAGGATTTCCGCTTAAGTGATGATACTTATACGGTAAAGTTTTTAGGGAATGAATACACAAGCCGCGATCAGGCTTATCAATATGCCTTAAGACGTTCTGCTGAAGTAACTAAGATGAACGGCTATCGATATTTTAAGATTGTTGATTCAGCGTCAACAGTAAATAAACGAACCTATCAAACACCAATTACGGAAACCACTACAACGGATTCAACTTCCGATCACCACCATCACCGCCGCCATAATTCAACCACAAGAAGTACGACAACTATTTCGGGTGGGGAATGGGTAACGGTAGAAATTCCAACAACATTTATGAAGATTAAACTCTATCGTAGTAATGTTGCTGGAGGAATGGATGCTGAATCTGTTTTAAGTAATTTTAAAAAATAA
- a CDS encoding HlyD family secretion protein, which yields MINFTKLSSQFKQRLTRAKRWVTLPNTIIFIGIFTTFVYLFSFLFPFTDNAFVMNNVRPVAALTSGYITGLYVQNGDVVQKGQKLFTVFKRPYAYAHDQFIADLASGEAKLSAFKATYERDLRLSRNEERNYIKLKQDDEKYRKGYRLRSVSLITLQNSEQETMAAKNRWEASLKQLDIDKYQIQGQESEIQSISARLRNAKVNLHLTDVYAQGNGVVQNLFFTVGTPVNINQPLFSLVDTENIYIQANFNETDLGSVRKGSKVVVFPRMYLGRKVFHGIIESDYWSANRQLVDVRTQLQNVTNENQWILLPQRLPVIIRITDPDPKYPLRLGSSAYVYIRV from the coding sequence ATGATTAATTTTACCAAGCTTAGTAGCCAATTTAAACAACGCCTTACGCGGGCGAAGCGCTGGGTTACTTTGCCAAATACTATTATTTTTATTGGCATTTTTACCACATTTGTTTACCTGTTTTCGTTTTTATTTCCCTTTACTGATAATGCCTTTGTGATGAATAACGTGCGCCCAGTCGCAGCCCTCACCAGTGGTTATATCACAGGGCTTTATGTGCAAAATGGTGATGTAGTTCAAAAAGGCCAAAAGCTTTTCACCGTATTTAAAAGACCTTATGCTTATGCACATGACCAATTTATTGCAGATTTAGCAAGTGGCGAGGCCAAATTGTCAGCCTTCAAAGCCACCTATGAACGTGATCTAAGACTTAGTCGCAATGAAGAGCGAAACTACATTAAACTGAAACAAGATGATGAAAAATACCGAAAAGGCTATCGCTTACGCTCGGTTTCCTTAATTACACTACAAAACTCTGAACAAGAAACCATGGCTGCTAAAAACCGCTGGGAAGCGTCATTAAAGCAACTAGACATTGATAAGTATCAAATTCAAGGCCAAGAAAGTGAAATACAATCCATTAGTGCTCGCTTACGAAATGCAAAAGTAAACCTGCACTTGACCGATGTGTATGCTCAAGGTAATGGCGTGGTACAAAATTTATTTTTTACGGTAGGTACCCCAGTAAACATCAATCAACCTTTATTTTCTTTAGTTGATACTGAGAATATTTATATTCAAGCAAACTTTAATGAAACGGATTTAGGTTCTGTACGTAAAGGTTCTAAGGTAGTGGTGTTTCCCAGAATGTATTTAGGACGAAAAGTGTTTCATGGGATCATTGAATCAGATTATTGGTCTGCTAATCGTCAGTTAGTTGATGTACGAACTCAATTGCAAAATGTTACTAATGAAAACCAATGGATTTTACTGCCTCAGCGTTTACCAGTGATTATTCGTATCACCGATCCTGATCCAAAATATCCACTTCGTCTTGGCAGCAGCGCTTATGTTTACATCAGGGTTTAA
- a CDS encoding TolC family protein — MIKKTLFLISILIGLWGCGKGVKQQVVAPTQFPSSTKAYKPLDNLPCLAWWQQFHDEELNHLIESGLRYNMDIHIALGNLQQARGELLQVKLSWIPTIQLLAGYSTNPALGVPGGFYGIWPYYVLNMMKLYTQGKEARYNVEFHRAAVEGARLAVIGQIASAYFTLMSQQEQIRLLHQLNKDLKTLITLSEHDIKIGLDNDIALAQLQSDERLIAAQIEPALHNMVYSENALRFLINENPGRIKNKNNFAKLDFSHVKPGSLPATVLNNRPDMHMAIYALKGARASEWVAWSDFFPALQLDDLVGRIHLPGGVSANVTDAYADWDLMPSSLGKVARSKGAQQAKLAELYKTAKRILREVDTDYSANKRMNEQFNAYMLAEREYLHKYKLQQGLLRTGLISYKELLQSKIYLDNLALRTNQAKLELAMSLVVLYQDLAGGYAITPSAEK, encoded by the coding sequence ATGATAAAAAAAACATTATTCTTAATCTCCATACTAATAGGATTATGGGGCTGTGGTAAGGGAGTAAAGCAGCAAGTCGTTGCACCAACGCAATTTCCCTCCAGTACAAAAGCTTATAAACCATTAGATAACTTACCTTGTCTGGCATGGTGGCAACAATTTCATGACGAGGAATTGAATCATTTGATTGAGTCTGGTTTGCGTTACAACATGGACATCCACATTGCTTTAGGGAATTTGCAGCAAGCGCGTGGAGAGTTACTGCAAGTCAAACTGAGCTGGATTCCCACAATTCAATTATTAGCAGGATATTCAACAAATCCTGCGCTGGGGGTTCCTGGTGGCTTTTATGGTATTTGGCCATACTATGTTTTAAACATGATGAAGCTGTATACGCAGGGAAAAGAGGCACGCTATAACGTAGAATTTCATCGTGCGGCAGTTGAGGGCGCTCGCTTGGCAGTTATCGGACAAATAGCGTCTGCCTATTTTACGCTCATGTCCCAACAAGAACAAATCAGACTCTTACACCAGTTAAATAAAGATCTTAAAACGTTAATTACGTTAAGTGAACATGACATTAAAATTGGTTTAGACAATGATATAGCATTAGCACAATTGCAATCTGATGAGCGTTTAATTGCCGCTCAAATTGAGCCTGCCTTACATAACATGGTGTATAGTGAAAATGCATTGCGTTTTTTAATTAATGAAAATCCAGGGCGAATAAAAAATAAAAACAATTTTGCCAAATTGGATTTTTCCCACGTTAAACCTGGTAGCCTTCCAGCTACGGTACTTAACAATCGTCCGGATATGCATATGGCCATCTATGCCTTAAAGGGAGCACGCGCTAGTGAGTGGGTTGCCTGGAGCGATTTCTTTCCTGCATTACAACTGGATGACTTGGTGGGAAGAATACATCTGCCAGGAGGCGTATCGGCCAACGTGACTGATGCTTACGCTGATTGGGATTTAATGCCAAGCTCTTTAGGAAAAGTAGCCAGGAGCAAGGGGGCCCAGCAGGCTAAATTAGCCGAGCTTTATAAAACAGCCAAACGAATTCTACGCGAGGTAGATACCGATTACTCAGCAAATAAACGCATGAATGAGCAATTTAATGCGTACATGCTCGCAGAAAGAGAATACCTACACAAATATAAATTACAACAGGGCTTGTTAAGAACAGGGTTAATTTCGTATAAAGAGTTATTACAAAGCAAAATTTATTTAGATAATCTGGCACTTAGAACAAATCAGGCGAAGTTAGAGTTAGCTATGTCATTGGTGGTTTTATATCAGGATTTAGCTGGAGGCTATGCGATAACTCCAAGTGCAGAAAAGTAA
- a CDS encoding MGMT family protein — translation MTVDKNEGTEFTQEVIRLIKAIPEGKIATYGLIAAHAGNPRSARQVGWLLHSSTQKHQLPWHRVIKSSGHLAFPQHSGAYEYQKGLLEMEGIVMLGGRVDLKQYLWS, via the coding sequence GTGACTGTAGATAAGAATGAGGGAACTGAATTTACTCAGGAAGTTATTCGGCTTATCAAAGCGATTCCCGAGGGAAAAATTGCCACGTATGGATTAATTGCCGCCCATGCCGGAAATCCTCGTTCAGCACGTCAGGTGGGTTGGCTTTTGCATTCAAGTACGCAAAAACACCAACTCCCCTGGCATCGTGTCATCAAATCAAGTGGGCACCTCGCATTTCCGCAGCATAGCGGAGCCTATGAGTATCAAAAAGGATTGCTTGAGATGGAGGGTATTGTGATGTTGGGGGGGCGTGTGGATTTAAAGCAGTATCTTTGGTCTTAA
- a CDS encoding NAD-glutamate dehydrogenase, producing the protein MDHSWKEQLNQQLEKHIGAQKFVKALSMSYCEQHTVEEASSDLFLLDQLSVQRSTIINFYESTLSEYPLHVKIYRFGSPIPLSDILPMLENMGLRTYTERPYKIVLNEQQYWISDFNVTSTHSSALAIEQLQEIFSDALLQITSGACEDDGFNKLVLGAGLSWRELNIIRAYAKYMHQVGFRFSQQYLEKIIDTHASIAKMLIQLFSLKFSPEQNASTKKAMEQLEHEIQNRIDEISSLDEDYIIRYFWSLIKATLRTNYFQTGNGHLREYLSFKLDSAKIPDLPPGQPMYEIYVYSPRFEGIHLRSAKVSRGGIRWSERPEDFRTEVLGLMKAQKVKNSVIVPSGAKGGFILKRLDSISDREQIKQEVVTCYKLFINGLLDLTDNLIEDKVVSPANTVCYDEADPYLVVAADKGTATFSDIANSISKEFNFWLGDAFASGGSAGYDHKKMGITARGAWESIKRHFRELDINFAEQEFTVVGVGDMSGDVFGNGLTYSRNSRLLAAFDHRHIFLDPNPDAHKSFDERVRLFNLPTSSWEDYNKELISTGGGVYRRSLKSIPLSPEIKQALDISQNSLPPNELIKAILRAPVDLLFNGGIGTYVKAATESNLDVGDKTNEFCRINGSELRCKVVGEGGNLGFTQLGRVEYALNGGHINTDSIDNSAGVNCSDHEVNIKILLNKEMNQGHLTEEKRNQELAQMTEEVAQLVLEDNYNQALVLGFSAANTVLYSGLYQSYIKELEKLVNLDRTVEFLPDDKKLLERKASGQGLTRPELSILMAYTKIYITGELLKSDLPEDPYFLATMETGFPSLLTKLYAKQMEKHRLRREIIATQLSNQIVNTVGITFMFRLQRETGMSIANIARAYTLAAQAYGLEELHELIDSLNYKVSVQTQYELLHHVRQLMNLSSRWFLHHGRLHGDLAGNIEHYKQSISKLELMIPSLMAGITKDYLDKLVAQFVGIGIAEETAKKIAATRAMYTALNVVEVATQNNFDLGRTAEVYFTVGSKFNLVWFRDQIATDSREGHWNSLARVSLREDLDNLQRRITIAVLKEEQPKLDADELIDFWLSGHAFIQNRWEQLLEMLFSSQEVDYTQFFIALRELSTLISRES; encoded by the coding sequence ATGGACCATTCATGGAAAGAACAGTTAAATCAGCAACTAGAAAAACATATTGGCGCCCAAAAATTCGTTAAAGCCCTATCGATGAGTTATTGTGAACAACACACAGTTGAAGAGGCTTCAAGCGACCTGTTCCTGCTTGATCAGTTATCTGTTCAACGTTCAACGATTATTAATTTCTATGAATCGACTCTTTCTGAATATCCCTTGCATGTGAAAATTTATCGCTTTGGTAGTCCTATTCCATTATCAGATATCCTGCCGATGCTAGAAAACATGGGGTTGCGTACCTATACTGAACGCCCTTATAAGATTGTTCTTAATGAACAACAATATTGGATTAGTGACTTTAATGTTACCTCAACCCACAGTAGTGCCTTGGCTATTGAGCAACTGCAAGAAATTTTTAGTGATGCCTTACTGCAAATTACCAGTGGGGCTTGTGAAGATGACGGCTTTAATAAATTAGTCTTGGGTGCAGGATTGTCTTGGCGTGAACTGAACATCATTCGTGCTTACGCCAAATACATGCATCAAGTTGGATTTCGCTTCAGTCAGCAATATCTTGAAAAGATTATTGATACGCATGCCTCAATTGCCAAAATGCTCATTCAACTATTTTCCTTGAAATTTAGTCCGGAGCAAAATGCCTCAACTAAAAAGGCCATGGAACAGTTAGAACATGAAATTCAAAACAGGATCGATGAAATTAGTAGCTTAGATGAAGATTATATTATTCGTTATTTCTGGTCTTTAATTAAAGCCACTCTACGCACCAATTATTTCCAAACGGGCAATGGACACTTAAGAGAATATTTATCCTTTAAATTGGATTCAGCCAAAATTCCTGACTTACCACCTGGTCAGCCCATGTATGAAATTTATGTGTATTCCCCTCGTTTTGAAGGTATACATTTACGTAGCGCCAAAGTATCGCGTGGGGGAATCCGTTGGTCAGAGCGTCCTGAAGATTTTCGCACAGAAGTTCTGGGTCTGATGAAAGCACAGAAAGTAAAAAACTCAGTAATCGTGCCTTCTGGAGCTAAAGGTGGTTTTATTTTAAAACGATTAGACAGCATTTCTGACCGCGAACAAATCAAACAGGAAGTGGTTACTTGTTATAAATTATTTATCAATGGACTTCTTGATCTAACCGATAATCTTATTGAAGATAAAGTTGTCTCACCTGCTAATACCGTTTGTTATGACGAGGCAGATCCTTATTTGGTAGTAGCCGCTGATAAGGGAACCGCGACCTTTTCCGACATTGCTAATAGCATTTCTAAAGAATTTAATTTCTGGTTGGGGGATGCTTTCGCCTCAGGCGGTTCTGCAGGTTATGATCATAAGAAAATGGGGATTACCGCTCGTGGAGCCTGGGAATCAATTAAACGACATTTTCGTGAATTGGATATTAACTTCGCAGAGCAAGAATTCACTGTAGTTGGTGTTGGCGATATGAGTGGTGACGTATTTGGTAATGGACTTACTTATTCCAGAAACTCTCGTCTCCTGGCAGCCTTTGATCATCGTCATATATTCCTTGATCCAAATCCCGATGCACATAAATCATTTGATGAACGAGTACGACTCTTCAATCTACCAACCTCTTCCTGGGAAGATTATAACAAAGAACTCATATCCACCGGCGGCGGTGTGTACCGACGTAGTCTCAAATCGATTCCGCTTTCACCAGAAATAAAACAGGCTCTTGATATCAGCCAAAACTCATTACCACCGAATGAACTGATTAAAGCCATCTTAAGAGCTCCCGTTGATTTATTATTCAATGGAGGTATTGGCACTTATGTTAAAGCAGCTACTGAATCTAATTTGGATGTTGGCGATAAAACCAATGAATTTTGCCGTATTAATGGCAGTGAATTGCGTTGTAAAGTCGTAGGCGAAGGAGGAAATCTTGGATTTACCCAACTGGGTCGCGTGGAGTATGCGCTAAATGGCGGTCATATAAATACAGACTCGATTGATAATTCAGCTGGTGTAAACTGTTCCGACCATGAAGTGAATATAAAAATCTTGCTAAATAAGGAAATGAACCAAGGACATCTTACTGAAGAAAAACGCAATCAAGAACTCGCGCAAATGACGGAAGAAGTTGCCCAATTGGTACTGGAAGATAATTATAATCAAGCCCTGGTTCTCGGCTTTTCTGCCGCAAATACCGTTTTATATAGCGGTCTATACCAATCCTATATTAAGGAACTAGAAAAATTAGTAAATCTGGATAGAACAGTTGAGTTTCTCCCTGATGATAAAAAACTCTTAGAGCGCAAAGCATCAGGCCAAGGACTAACTCGTCCAGAGCTGTCGATTCTTATGGCTTATACCAAAATATACATCACCGGTGAATTATTAAAATCAGATTTACCCGAGGATCCTTATTTTCTCGCTACTATGGAAACAGGCTTTCCATCACTGCTCACTAAGCTTTATGCGAAACAGATGGAAAAACATCGCTTAAGACGTGAAATTATTGCTACTCAATTAAGCAATCAAATTGTAAATACCGTTGGAATTACATTTATGTTTCGCTTGCAAAGAGAAACCGGTATGTCAATCGCGAATATTGCTCGTGCCTACACTTTAGCAGCCCAAGCTTATGGTCTGGAAGAATTGCATGAGCTAATTGATTCGTTGAACTATAAGGTATCCGTACAAACTCAGTATGAATTGCTGCATCATGTACGCCAACTCATGAATTTATCATCCCGTTGGTTCTTGCATCATGGACGGCTGCATGGTGATCTGGCGGGTAATATTGAGCACTATAAGCAATCGATTAGTAAACTTGAACTAATGATCCCCTCGTTAATGGCAGGAATTACTAAAGATTATTTAGATAAACTGGTTGCTCAATTTGTCGGCATTGGTATTGCAGAAGAAACTGCGAAGAAAATTGCTGCCACACGAGCAATGTATACCGCATTAAACGTAGTCGAAGTAGCCACCCAAAATAATTTTGATTTAGGACGCACTGCGGAAGTGTATTTTACCGTAGGTAGTAAATTTAATTTAGTTTGGTTCCGTGATCAGATTGCAACCGATTCTCGTGAGGGACATTGGAATAGTCTAGCGCGTGTTTCCTTACGCGAAGATTTGGACAACTTGCAGCGTCGTATTACCATTGCCGTTTTAAAAGAAGAGCAACCGAAACTAGACGCTGATGAATTAATTGATTTCTGGTTGTCTGGCCATGCCTTTATACAAAATCGCTGGGAGCAATTATTAGAAATGCTATTCAGTAGTCAAGAAGTTGACTATACTCAATTTTTTATCGCCTTACGCGAGCTATCCACCCTAATTAGCAGGGAGTCTTAG